The Roseibium sp. Sym1 nucleotide sequence GCGGCCCAGATTGTTGAAAAAGGCATTGGCCACGAACAGAACGCCGTTGAAGAAAAAGGCCAGCGCCAGTGGGCCGCAGAAAAGGTAGATCAGGGTCAGCGCGAGACCGTCCGCGTCGAACAGCCGGGCGATCGGCGTTCTAAGGACGAACAGGGCCAGCGCGGCCAGGCCGACAACCAGCGCCGTGAACAGCAGCGCCTCGCGCAAGGTGCCTCGTACCCGGTCATATTGGCCGGCGCCATAGTTCTGGCCGACAATCGGCCCGACCGCGCCGGACAGGGCGAAGATCGTGGCAAAGGCGAGCGGTGTCATGCGCGCCACGACCGCCATGCCGGCAACCGCCTCCTCGCCGAACTCCGCCATCGAGCGGGTGACCCAGGCCTGGCCGACCGGTGTCGCCAACTGGGTCAGGATCGCCGGGCAGGCAATCGCTGCAATCGGTGGCAGGTCCCTCAGAAGTGCAAGCGGCCGCGGGAGGCTGAGCCCGCCATGGAAACGCACGATCGGAGCGAGCGCAAAGAAGGCCATCGCCACACGCGAAGCCGCGCTGGCAAGGGCCGCGCCGGCGAGTTCCAGGTCCAGGCCGAAGATCAGGATCGGATCCAGGACGGCATTGACCACACCCGCGGCAATCGTCGCGGTCATTGCCCGCCGGGCATCCCCATGGGCCCTGAGCACCGCACCGCCGGCCATTCCCAGGAGCAGCAGCGGCAGTGTCGGCACGATGATCGAAAGGTAGTGAACCGCCAGGTAATGCGTGTCGCCTTTCGCGCCGATCAGCGTCACCAGCTCATCCAGAAGCAGCCAGACGCCAAAGGCAAAGACACCACTGAACACGACACCCGCCACGAGCGCGTTCGAGGCCTGTTCCCTTGCGTCTTCCCTGTCGCCGGCGCCAAGCGCCCGCGCCACCAGCGCACCGGCGGCAATGGCCACTCCGATGTTGAAGGACGTGGTGAAGAACAGGATCGCGCCGGCATAACCGACTGCGGCCGCCAGCTCCGCCTTGCCGAGCATGGAAATGAAGATCATGTCGACAAAGTCGACCGCAAAGATCGCCATGAGGCCGACCGAGGATGTCAGCGACATCACGGTGACATGCCGGAACAGGCTGCCGGTGAGGAATTTGGCCTGGGTCATGAACGTCATCTTTTGGCGGGAAAGCAAACCGGTTCCTGCCGGAGTGCCGGGATTCGCGATCGCTTTTCCCTTAAAGCATTCGCGGCCAGCAAAAAACCCGCCGGATCGCTCCGGCGGGTTTTCCGAACTTGTAGAACCAGTCGGTCCAGCGATTAACGCTTGGAGAACTGGAAGCTCTTGCGGGCCTTTGCACGGCCGAACTTCTTGCGTTCGACAACACGGCTGTCGCGGGTCAGGAAACCGTTCTTCTTCAGAACGCTGCGCAGTTCCGGTTCGTAGTGTGTCAGGGCCTTGGAGAGGCCATGACGCACGGCGCCGGCCTGACCGGACAGGCCACCACCGGAGACGGTGGCGACAACGTCGTACTGACCCGCACGGTCGGCCACCATGATCGGCTGCTGAAGGATCATCTGAAGAACCGGACGAGCGAAATACTCGGTGAAGTCCTTCTTGTTGATCATGATCTTGCCGGTGCCCGGCTTGATCCAGACGCGCGCAATCGCGTCCTTACGCTTGCCTGTTGCATAGGCGCGGCCCTGAGCGTCCAGCTTCTGGACATGGACCGGAGCTTCGGGGGCAGCGGTTTCGACCGCGCCGCCCAGTTCTTCCAGGGATTGCAGCTCAGCCATCGTTAAGCCCTCTTGCCGTCATTCTTTGCATTCAGGCCCTTGACGTCGACGATTTCCGGCGACTGAGCTTCATGCGGGTGGGTCGGACCAGCGTAAACCTTGAGGTTTTTCAGCTGCTTGTTGGACAGAGGACCGCCCGGCATCATGCGCTGCACGGCTTTTTCCAGCACGCGTTCCGGGAAACGGCCTTCCAGGATGGCACGCGCGGTGCGCTCCTTGATGCCACCCGGGTGACCGGTGTGCCAGTAGTACTTCTTGTTATCGTACTTGCGGCCGGTGAACACGACTTTGTCCGCATTGATGACGATGACATTGTCGCCGGTATCAATGTGAGGCGTATAGG carries:
- a CDS encoding MATE family efflux transporter; this translates as MTQAKFLTGSLFRHVTVMSLTSSVGLMAIFAVDFVDMIFISMLGKAELAAAVGYAGAILFFTTSFNIGVAIAAGALVARALGAGDREDAREQASNALVAGVVFSGVFAFGVWLLLDELVTLIGAKGDTHYLAVHYLSIIVPTLPLLLLGMAGGAVLRAHGDARRAMTATIAAGVVNAVLDPILIFGLDLELAGAALASAASRVAMAFFALAPIVRFHGGLSLPRPLALLRDLPPIAAIACPAILTQLATPVGQAWVTRSMAEFGEEAVAGMAVVARMTPLAFATIFALSGAVGPIVGQNYGAGQYDRVRGTLREALLFTALVVGLAALALFVLRTPIARLFDADGLALTLIYLFCGPLALAFFFNGVLFVANAFFNNLGRPFYSTWMNWGRHTLGTIPFVWAGGALFGAPGVLIGQAAGGVVFGLAAILVVRLVIRDVERLNEAPKGPGLFQRQARQVILFFSRR
- the rpsI gene encoding 30S ribosomal protein S9, encoding MAELQSLEELGGAVETAAPEAPVHVQKLDAQGRAYATGKRKDAIARVWIKPGTGKIMINKKDFTEYFARPVLQMILQQPIMVADRAGQYDVVATVSGGGLSGQAGAVRHGLSKALTHYEPELRSVLKKNGFLTRDSRVVERKKFGRAKARKSFQFSKR
- the rplM gene encoding 50S ribosomal protein L13, whose product is MKTFSAKTAEVEKKWILIDAEGMVVGRLAAFIANHLRGKHLPTYTPHIDTGDNVIVINADKVVFTGRKYDNKKYYWHTGHPGGIKERTARAILEGRFPERVLEKAVQRMMPGGPLSNKQLKNLKVYAGPTHPHEAQSPEIVDVKGLNAKNDGKRA